CACGACTTCCAACGTGTTCGCCAAGAGTCTTACGGCCATACCCGGCATCGAAGTGTGGATCGAACCCTTTCAATTCGCCCAGCATGCACTCACCGAGATCCAGGAGACTGGCGAAGGTTCTACAGACAGGCCGATACAATACAGAGGCAATGAGGCGTTGTTCCAAAAGGCAGCAAGTGGAATGAGCCGTTTCTTCGGGTCAGAGATCATTCCGGAAAGATTACCGTAAGAACCTcgaatttgtgaaaaaaaaaatgttaatataGTCATGAAATGAGATAAGGacattgttgttttattttattttatcctCTATAGTTGTctaaaaaagatagaaaagaaaggTATGACCACaattatgtttgtattccaaGTTCTGATTCATCAAGATAACAAAAAAAGCTCataaaatcaaatcattgcATCTGTACTTACTGATTTAAATTCCAAGGACGATTTCACGTCCGATCCTAGACgcttcattatcatgattatagcTCGTCAAATTTGGTGGCAGGAAAACGTCGATGCCGGTCGATGCAGTCTCGGTGTCGACAATTGCTTGGAAATTGGAATCAATTCTCCTGATTACTGGCAGCACATCCCTTTGACTACATATCTGTACTAAATTCGGGTTTGACACTTTATCCATGAATCATCATGGCACTGATGGTACCAGCTCATTACAGTGCTTTGATAATTATAAGCATGGAACAAATAACAAAATGCCTCTTCTCACCCTCCATGTCTTTCGATATCTCTTTTCCTCTCCTCTCTTATTCTTTctccttttccctctctctctcttcttcactGCATTCATGAGTGTACGGTAAAGAATGTTatgtgaattgaagaaaatattttgttttgtttttgttgggtttattcttttttttttttttgtttctggaGAAAGTGTCCAACTACATAGTGTACGTTTACTCATGCAAGCTCATGGTTCTCTGCCCCTTGCTAAACTTACGATTCAGTCTGAATTGGTATTTGTAAATACGCTGATTTTTATATACAAAGCCAAAAGTTTTTAAGTCTAACGCATTTCGGACTCTTCTCTTCAGGTATGACGCCGTGAAACGCTCGTTGGAAAAATCTTCCAGCAAATATGTATTCGTGAAGGACATGGGTATTGCGATGCACTCAGACTCTCTTCGCGAGTATATACCAGCTGGTTTTAAACATGCCTTCCTCATTCGCCACCCAACGCTGGCCTACCGATCGTTTCGTAATCTCTTGTGTCGCCAACTGACTGCGGTGGGAGAAATCAGCCAGGCCGACGCGGACTCGAAGTTCGATATCCGCTACTTAGAGAAAGGACCCAAAGTGGCGGACTTCTTCCTCAAGAATCACGAGCTGTGGAAGTACATTCGGGACAACGTCGATCCGAATCCTGTGGTGGTGGATTCCAGCGACCTCTTGGCGAATCCGGCGAAGATCCTCCCCAAGTTCTGCGACGCTGTCGGTCTCCCGTACTCGGACTCGTTGCTGTCGTGGGACTCCTCTCCAGAATCCTATCGTTCTTGGATACTCGCCGGAGATCGCATCATGGAGCAAGCCAAGAACTTCGTCGGGACTCTGATAAAGTCGACGGGATTCTCGCCGCCGTCGGAATTGCCTTTGCGCGACGAACTGACCGATGATGTGGCGGCTGTTTCCGACTCAGTCATGTCAGCTTATGAAGAGATGTACGCCACAAGGATTATGTAATGCCGACAAATGGCCTCTTGATTCACATGTAACCTTTACGTTACCCCCAGTGTGTCTTCGATCAATGTATTTCTTCCATCTGATTTCATATACTCAGAAGCTGTATAATAGGGTAAAAACTATGCTGAACACGTTATGTTATCTAATCGAACGAAATATATTGTTTATATCTTAGCACAGCATTCAAATCATAATTCGACACTGTTTTATCTCActtgtacaatgtgtacatattttgtattcctCGAGACTTCTGTATTGATTGAGTCTTATGAATTCGAATAACTTAATTGATCATgattgagtgttattttgtgtgagCAATAACTACAAAAATGTGCCAACCTGTTAAGTGCTGCATTGTGTCAGGTCAAGATACCAAGATTGGCAGGAAAATTATCGTGATATTGCAATCTTggtaattgttattttttgctaTCTTTCGTCAAGATTACACTGTAAtcgtcatgtacatgtataaaatatcTTTCATAATATATTTTTAATAAGTATATTTATACGAGTACCGCAAAATTATTCTTTAAAAGAATGAGTACTGCAGTCATTGCCTTCAAAAGAATATGATAATGAATTATAGTTAAAAGTCCCTCCTCATGGTCTTATTAGATTCATTTTTAATCCAACGAATTTAGAGTGTGTAATTAATTCAGAAAAAAGGTTACCTACTCATGACGCTTGCTTAATTGTCAAGAAATATGCAAACGGCCTGATTGAAAGAataagcgtttttttttttctctgaaagaaaaatgtcatcTGAAATATTAATGTTTAGACTGAGAGAGATCAAGAATGTTTACATGATTTTTGGTGGTCTGTGTAAGGCGTAATTCATGTATCAGTATGATAATCATATATTTCTTACTCTCATTTTCGTACAATTTGTGTTCTTATCAATGATTTCATCAGAATCCACTATCATGAtgctccatttctttttgtaccttggcatttttgaaatgttcataATTTTTCCTTGATTAAAGAAATATTTAGCCCGTTTCTATGCAAATGATCTCAAGacatgtgcatacatgtacatatatttactCTTCTTCTGATTATAGAGCACTAGAGAACATCGTCAAGCATGTGCTTACGAAAACGATCTCTTGATTTCCTATTGCTCCtaaatttgtttaatttgtaCTTTGAACAGCAGGCACGTGGaatctcttctcttctttttttcatttaacgCATAGACACACCTATTCTAAATCATTTTGTGTTACATGTATTAAGAAAAACACTGTTATTCATTTGTGTTAACCAccaaccaaatattcatgtaaTTCACGGTTGAAATATTACTCAGGACCCTTTGTTCAATTGGCTGTCTCTTATATTCTTGTACGAAaatggaatgcagaaataagatgaaatcaaaatcaaatcaaatcaaatcaaaaagctggagaaaaggaaagaatgaAGCATGAGATGATGCCATAtatagaaataaagagaaacctGGAGATATATCTATTCAGGTCATTAAGACTCATCAAATGCTATTTTATCGTGGCTTTGCACTGAAGTcgttaggattttttttttatatgatgtCTGTATATTTCACCACATTGTCTTAATAAATATGACATACAAACTGAAAGGTATATCACCTTCTTTGTATATACCGCATGTACTTTCAACCACGGGAGTTAATGTACTTTGCTTTCAACATAATATAATccgtgcatgcgttttcaagcAGTTTCCAACTgcgtatttcttctttttttttctttttttttgttttttgttttattttgttttgttgttgttgttgttgttgttgttttttttttttttttttttttacaaacgaTTGAGTAAATGTAGTTGGGAAACTTGGCCAAATTTGCAGCCTCGGGTCTTCTCATAGGAACTTCCTGAGTCGGGGTGTGATGTATCTCCTATGAAACAATCACGCATTATCAGAGCTTCAATCCAAGCGAGTTACAAATCCCATGCACTCTTTCTTTATTGAGGGCACGTCGCGCCTAATAAACGTTGAAGTGTTCTCATTTATTCCTTTTCCGGTCCAGTGTTGCAAATTGCTACAAAGACTCTACTAAAATAGCTGAAACAGACACCTGCAGAAGTCGATTGCTAACTCGCATATCCCAGGCATGATGAATGCCAATTAACTTGCAGAAGTGCTCTATCAACGTGCCTAATTATATGAATTAAACCTTGTCGTGAACTATATATTGGATAAGACATTATCCCCCACATTGTATTAATTATCCTGAGAGGATGTGTACTTTATTTAGGACATGCGGCCATCACGTCACAAATAATGTGTTTTAGTTATGCCTAATGACATGACTTACTACGAGATTTGACCTGTTAAAATTGCTGTATTTATTTACAAAGCTTGAGCATGTACTTTTAACAAACATTTGCAAGATGTGCTAACTTAAAAACCCTCCCTCTACGGTGTAAGTGCTGAAAACAGATAATGTAAGTCAAACAGAGTATGAGTCAAACACAAAGTTTAGGGGCTCCGTGAGACCAGTGCCACACACCAAACAcaaacgtacaaacacacacaaagattatCGCTCATATTATATGTTGCCGTGGTCAATATCTGTATGATTTGGTTATCTTTTATCAAGGAACGTTCATGAATTTAGTCCACAACTCAATTTCCCAGTTCTACAGACTTTTTCTCTCATTGTTTTGGACCAGAAAATAACAATGCGGGAATTTGAAAAGATTGTTTAAAGGTCGGGGCAAATAGATAattttttgacaaaacaaatttctCAGAACAATAAAAACCTGTTAATGTAAAGGTCTATTACCGAATAATTGCGACGCAAGTAATGCCACAAACACTCCTAAAATGCACGTGCTTACATGAGTTTACTACGGCTGTTAGACTGATCTGTTAACAAATTTATATGAAAAACCGAAATGTTTGCCAACATTAAGTCAGATTATGTCTGGCATTCATAGTTTATATAGATGCATTTCActcatacatgtagtttctaTTTGCATTCCTGCACCGGAAAACTCAACCTATACATTGTGATTACATTCgaatacattgtactgacaGAGCGTGcgcgcagacacacacacacacacacacacacacacatatatatatatatatatatatatatatatatatatatatatacatacatacatacaaacatacaaatacatacacactaacaaaaaacaaacaaacaaacaaacaagaacagaAAGAAATGCCTAGAATTAAtagtaggtaaaaaaaaagacactaaaAGTAATAGTTTTCACAAGAACATTCTGTGTCGGAAGAGTGTGTATTGTGAATATTACCGACTGCGCTTGTAAGTtatcattaaaaacaacaaaaacaacaacgcgAAACTTGGCAGAGTCTCGTAGATTCACTTGTTGTGGTTAATGACGCCTGTGTATATTTTTGTCCAATAGAACAAGACTTGTGGTACAGTGACATAACCGCCTAATGGGTACAAACAGACGTCTTCTTACTTCTTCTTCCCGTATCCGTTAATTACAGTCCTGTTTGTAGAGTATTGTCGTACATGAATTGACGAGGTCGCAACCACGAGAGTACATGCCATTGGGTATaaaaagaactaaaaaaaaaaaactaaagtgcgagtaactaaaaaacaaaggaaTCTCAACTGGAAGAGCTCACGAAGGGCGAGTGGTGATGGGCCGCTCCGGAAGAGTCAATCGACGGAGCCGCAGACATAGCATTATACTACACAGAGGGGTACAAGTAACTAGAAcagctcccccctcccccccccccccccactccacacacacagagacacacacgcacagttCTAAGGGCCTTTACTAGTATGCCAGATATGTAATAGTGATTTCAGCCTCATTCTCGGTGAGGAAATTCATCTTGCTTGTCCGTGTTTATCGTAACAAATTACTTTATGTCGTGATTATGAACCCCACACGAAATGTACATTTGTCTCCGGAAGTATATCctaccctctctctctctctctctctcttacacacGGAGTCTGAAAATTCATAAAAGGACTCCTTAACATGAATTAGAGTAAGTTCGTTTAAAGATGCTCATCACTGGTTTATCCTCAATGGCTTCCACCGACTATGTGACGAAATACATCATCAGTGCACTCCACATCTCTCGGGACAAGACAAAAGCGCACTTATGGTACTACATGTATACGTAATGCAAACAATAGAACgacgtacatgtatgatgtcactTTCCACAATGCACATGTAAAAGGGAAACACAGTttgatatagggcctacatatttcTACAGACTCTCTCACCAGCTACTATCaataaacaatgacaacaaaatgcATCTTGATCCTCTTCATtcataaatgcatttttaaagaattcattaaaaaaaaatgataaacagAGAGACAAGCCAAATCTAATGTTTCTCCATCGTTATTCAGATCTTCCACAAATTCTGAGCCGCTGTCTGATTTCGATGGGCTAAACGAATGCTGACAAAAGTCTGTATGCTGCAATAAGAAATTGAATGTGCTAATTATGTTTGACGTGCGGTTGCACGACAGGCTTGGAGATACgaaaagggctatggaaagttTCGTCATTCTCAATAGTCAAGAGCAGTGTATTATCAACTTTAAACAGTACCTCTCATTTAGGCCACGGACTTCTAGAGCTCCGTCGCAAGACCATTATGATTTTAGAACATATCTGACCTGTAGGAAAAAGATCAAAGTGAACATTTTCCATTACCATGACGACCGGGATGCCGAACATGCATCCCAAGGAGGCGAGACTCGTCACACGCTCCCTTACATCTCCAAGAAGATCACCGCCTCTTTCTCTTGGAAGTGGGGTGGGAGGAGGCTATAAGCCCAGACTTTGCAGTATGCAGGTGCATCCATCATGGTTTGGCGCATTTCATCAGATGATCTTACACATTGTCAGTTCAATGTCAGAAAATAAAGCCATAATTAACGTTGATAACTTAGATCCCGACCATGAAAACTGCGCATTATTGTCATGAACCTTGCACGTAAGAAAAACTTGGATATTATTTCAAGAAACTTTTCAATGttatgcatgattttttttattaaaggcAACTGTGCTCAGACATTATTTGTTAATATTGCGTCAAAATTACCACAGAAAAAACCCCAGTGTTATCATTTGTAACAAAGTAATTAGAACGGCATAGTAATCTATGTATTTTCTTAACTACAAGTATATGTAGTTTTCTGTTCAttgatatgtattttcttttagtTCTCATTATCACAAATAATTCTGAAATGACAAGCAAGACTATAGTCACAGAAGGGCGAAGGGAGGAATAAAGATCATGATGACCAAACGAGGGCCAAAGGCAACCCCTATTACATACGCAGCTTTCGTCCAAGTCTGAACTCTCCTAACATTCTTACTGTCGTTCCACTGGCCATTAATCTGCATAACAGTGATAGAGGGCGCCTTCCGGCATCTTCCTTGCTTTACTCTCCCTTTTCCCCCAAACTTTGCGGTGGTTCCTGGAATATACACTGACAAGTCAACGGGTCAGAAAAACTATTTAAAGTATTTGGGGACACTGAGACTTTCTCACATGATATCCCAAACACGGGTGAAGGTTGTCCAAGTTCCTCATTCAGAGTATAAACATAGGTGAGAGTCTCCTAACAAGCAAAGAATGGCTATGTGCTACCAGATTTGAATGGAGATTATAACCACAAGTCTTGctcaataataatattatgcaaTGTTTTGTAACTCATCTCAATTGTACCCATCATAATATACAAACTCATTAATGATCCTCTCGGAGGCTCAATAGATGCCTTAAGGATCTTCTACGTTCTTGTTGTGTCAATGATCAATACCTATTCTTCACTCTCTTGTTTGATGACCGCGTGGACATGCTTTCATCGGGTGTCCAGCGAATTTTTCGCTGTAAaattgtgttgttttttgtctttctttatcttAAAGCTTGAGACTTTCAGTTTTAAATGCACTTCTTCGACTATTTGCAGTTGTTTAAAATGATGACAGACACTTTCTGGTTTGGTGCGCATATGATGTGTGCAATGACGACTTTGCATAATATGGGTTTATCCAATATGCAAGGAATCAAGAACTTAGTTCTGTATACATAATAAACTTATGTGAAGTCTTTCGTGTGGAagttgacccccccccccttcatcagTCTGCAGCTCATGCACCAatacgtaaaaaaaaatgaaaaaaaaaaaaacatttcgtGGCCCCTGAGTACGGATAATTTGCCACCATGTGATAACACAGTTTCACTCGaaaaacatgcatgtatatTAATAATATCCTGAACGTTcaagttttcatcaaattggataaaaataagaagataagaaagttatgaaattctaAAGTTTCCATGTTTCCCAAAACAATATAATACCAAGAACGAGACTGACTGTAACGACAATGTCAACGATGATAACATTAATGCTGATGATGAATAGacgaaaatcaaatttcattttcttttcaacacTTAGTATGTCCTGTAAAAGTTTATCAGGTGCTTATAGGACATGTCAGGGATGCTCTCCATTATTTTCTTATGCAAATCATATtgatatcaaaagcatgacgtTACAACTGACACTGTCTCTCCATTTCTGTCACGAAAATATATTCTGTGAATATCGACAGTTTTGACTTCGTGTTACACAAAATTAAGCATCACTCATTTAAATAtgtcatgtgttttgtttttttcttcgaaCATTTTGTACAGATCATACGCATTCTACTCTTGGCGCCATATTTATTGACATTAATTCGTACGTGTTGTAATAAACGTTTATCTTGTTTTGGTGTCTAAACCATAGTGTGGGTGCCCTGTGACAATGGTTGTTTTTCCCGCATTTTATCAGGTACATAAAACATTAATTCTTCTTTCCGTTTCTATTCGTGCACCGGGATTAAATAGCCAAGTAGAAGTAGATGTTGATCAAAAGATAATGACACGCACATTGAAATTGGTTTCTTTCAGTTTCCAGGATGATTCCTTCATTTAACCGAAGCCCAGAATTGAGCGCTGAGTGGATGTTCATTATCTGTTTTATAGTAATCTAAACTTGGTCTCGCCCTTTATACTGAGAAGCAAAGTAATGCGCTGCGTTATAATAACCACCTCACATTTTTTTCCGATGGAATGATTTATTTCCTATACGTTTTGATCAATTAATTTCATGTAACTTAAGGCAGCAGTAACTTTCTCTTATAGAGAATAATTAATGAGCTAGGAATGACAGGAGCTCCACCAGATTACACTCTTTCATGGGTTATTCACCTTTATTAGTAAAAATGAATCACGACACAGATATGCtaataagataaataaatcttaaaatcaatgaaaagaaaagcaataaACAATGATCAATGCAGCATTAGGAAGGTTTATGCCTTACTcttcctttaaagggactgtacagtactggctgaggtggggattcatgttttgaacattcctgataagtgagataaaatgaaatatgaaagagcatgtaattttaaaaaggattcaacgtttatttgaagagcttgcttccaaaaggcactaaatccattgaaaaataatGGATTTagtgccttttggaagcaagctcttcatttgatgaaaattggttttcaaatgaccgagatatccaaaaaaaagtgatataataaaagactacaggccacgccttttattaggatctctttgtttcacgttgtttttggatatctcagccatttcaaaaccgattttcatcaagtaaacttttgatacccttagaattgcatgctctttgacatttcatagagtggtttctgaatttctcgcaaaacgttaaaagctaaatccagcacctcgaccagaactgtacatacccttTAAACGTTGAACCATATATTGCGGTAgattatgatgaaaataaaaacaattaaaattTGTGGTTATACAGCGCAATGTATGATATTAGAAACAACGAGCATATCTCTAATACATTCCTATGTCTCTTCCTCTCTGACTCTCTCTcccgtctgtctgtctttcttgtCTTGATTGGCTTCAAGTTTAGATTTTGAAAGATGACATTCTCTTGGTCGACACTATACAGAGTGTTATGAAGTTCGGAAGTTTTTGGCTCTTTTACACTTGCGAACGACAATAATTCAGCAAGCGGAGAGCACGGATCGCTCTAATACCCCTTGTCGAAGAAAATCTGTCTTTGAAAATTAACTATGATGCGGGCTGTTGCAGTTTAGAGAATACGACTGCAGACTTTCAATCTCGAGTGCTTTAGCAGGAGTGGTATATACATTAGACAATCACACAATAGACACTTCACATTATTGTCATTGCCCATAATAGTCATTTAGTAAGGACTTAAAGTGGAATTACACATCATGTTCAAGTAGACTTTAAACAGAGTAAAGTGAGACCAACCAGCACCATAATGTTTGAAGTTTCATAAGAATCAGAACTGAAAGACTGAAGTCATGATTCTTAGTttcacacatacaaaacatgtaaatttctttcattccGTATGTCACATCTTACTCAGTCAAATCATTAGAATCTAACATTGTTACAATGCGATTATTGCACTTTAACGaccagtggcgtaactacggggggggggggggcatgggggggcacgtgcccccccaatccgctggtaaaaaaaaaagaaaaaaaaggaaaaaaaaaactaccaaaatggtaattcaagggttagtaaactgattttgaaatcgacatgaaaggatgatcaagaaaaaaagatatttttctaagatttcttttaaccatataactaaagaggtattatagtgaaacattgttcaaaaagcccggagacgacaaaagattgtgattcagcgtgattcctggttggcattttgaatataagcaggatgtgcgcagtgtactcagaacatcggaatggcaaaaagagtcgctgcaatgttacgCAATGTGATGTTCGATAGGTTGTgcgcatttgctatcaaagcttgatcattgattttgcagtgttgctttacatactagtctatattaaaatgccttgcattgccaataataagacttgaccttggctatttcctaacttttccatctatatgaaaaagacacactcacaaacgcaaacaaattaggggatgctctatataaagtgcagattttggacattccttctcccgcttggtcacttcgacgccccctcgctggtcatactcccccaatcatgaacataaaccaacacccttgactaccagtggcggatccagggggagcaccgggcgccccctcccttcaaagcgaaaaaaaaaaatacatgtagctacaaacgacagtttttggactgtaaaatgtcaacattttcaagctcgctcgcttcgctcgctcgcatttaaccgttatatgccattctcctaatgttactgccaataattgccagcagttgcgcccggtgcgcccccccccccccctcctgagtttccaaagcgaaaaatatagctacaaacggcagttttgggactgtaaaatgtcaaaattttcaaactcgctcgcttcgctcgctcgcatttaatcgttatgccattctcctgatgttactgccagcaattgccagcagttgcgcccggtgcgccccttctccttaatttcgaaagcgaaaaaatatagctacaaacggcagttttgggagtGTAAAACATATTaatgtcaaaatcttcaagctcgctcgcttcgctcgctcgcatttaatcgttatgccattctcctgatgttactgccagcaattgccagcagttgcgcccggtgcgccccttctccttaatttccaaagcgaaaaaatatagctacaaacggcatttttgggactgtataatgtcaaaaatttcaagctcgctcacttcgctcgctcgcattcaaccgttatatgccattctcctgatgttactgctagtaattgccagcagttgcgcccggtgcgccccccccccccccgaatttccaaagcgaaaaaaatatagctacaaacggcagttttgggactgtaaaatgtcaaaattttcaagctcgctcgcttcgctcgctcgcatttaatcgttatgccattatcctgatgttactgccagcaattgccagtagttgcgcccgatgcgccccttctccttaatttccaaagcgaaaaaataaagctacaaacggcagttttgggactgtaaaatatcaaaatcttcaagctcgctcgcttcgctcgctcgcatttaatcgttatgcagttctcctgatgttgctgtcagtaattgccagcagttgcgcccggtgcaccccctccccttaatttccaaagcgaaaaaatatagctacaaacgccatttttgggactgtaaaatgtcaaaaatttcaagctcgctcgcttcgctcgctcgcattcaaccgttatttgccattctcctgatgttactgccagtaattgccagcagttgcgcccggtgcgcccccccccccccctgccccgaatttccaaagcgaaaaaatatagatacaaacggcagtttggggactgtagcgtaaaatgtcaaaattttcaagctcgctcgcttcgctcgctcgcatttaatcgttatgcaattctcctgatgttgctgtcagtaattgccagcagttgcacccggtgcgccccctccccataacttccaaagcaaaaatatatagctacaaacggcagtttttggattgtaaaatgtcaaatttttcaagctcgctcgcatttaatcgttatgcaattctcctgatgttgctgtcagtactagtaattgccagcagttgcgcccggtgcgccccctcccaataatttccaaagcgaaaatatatagctacaaacggcagtttggggactgtaaaatgacaaaattttcaagctcgctcgcttcgctcgctcgcatttaatcgttatgccattcatgttactgccagcaactgccagcagttgcgcccagtgcaacgcccttaatttcaaaagcaaataatctatattattatatatagctacaaacggcagtttggggactgtaaaatgttaaaattttcaagctcgctcgctccgctcgctcgcatttatttataccgttatgcaattctgatgttgctgccatgagg
The nucleotide sequence above comes from Diadema setosum chromosome 5, eeDiaSeto1, whole genome shotgun sequence. Encoded proteins:
- the LOC140228299 gene encoding uncharacterized protein translates to MEVTEMSSARIFLWCAPRTTSNVFAKSLTAIPGIEVWIEPFQFAQHALTEIQETGEGSTDRPIQYRGNEALFQKAASGMSRFFGSEIIPERLPYDAVKRSLEKSSSKYVFVKDMGIAMHSDSLREYIPAGFKHAFLIRHPTLAYRSFRNLLCRQLTAVGEISQADADSKFDIRYLEKGPKVADFFLKNHELWKYIRDNVDPNPVVVDSSDLLANPAKILPKFCDAVGLPYSDSLLSWDSSPESYRSWILAGDRIMEQAKNFVGTLIKSTGFSPPSELPLRDELTDDVAAVSDSVMSAYEEMYATRIM